The following proteins come from a genomic window of Bubalus kerabau isolate K-KA32 ecotype Philippines breed swamp buffalo chromosome 20, PCC_UOA_SB_1v2, whole genome shotgun sequence:
- the HESX1 gene encoding homeobox expressed in ES cells 1 isoform X2, translating into MSPSLQEGARLGESKPSPCPFSIESILGLDQKKDCVPSTKPHRPWADTCGSSGKEVNLCLHVPTLPSGISLPQTVDHSVLEESVWKYEDYFAPSERLSLKRELSWYRGRRPRTAFTQNQIWFQNRRAKLKRSHRESQFLMAKKNFNTDLLE; encoded by the exons ATGTCTCCTAGTCTTCAGGAAGGTGCTCGGCTTGGGGAAAGCAAACCCTCACCCTGCCCCTTTTCAATTGAGAGTATCTTAGGACTGGACCAGAAGAAAGACTGTGTTCCATCCACGAAACCCCACAGGCCCTGGGCGGACACCTGCGGCTCTTCAG ggAAAGAAGTTAACCTATGTCTACATGTCCCAACTCTTCCCAGTGGGATCTCATTACCTCAAACTGTGGATCACTCAGTGCTGGAAGAAAGTGTTTGGAAATACGAAGATTACTTTGCACCCTCAGAGAGACTTTCTTTGAAAAGAGAGTTGAGTTGGTATAGAGGCCGAAGACCCAGAACTGCTTTTACTCAAAACCAG ATCTGGTTCCAAAATCGGCGTGCAAAGCTGAAAAGGTCCCATAGAGAATCACAGTTtctaatggcaaaaaaaaatttcaacacaGACCTCCTGGAATAA
- the HESX1 gene encoding homeobox expressed in ES cells 1 isoform X1 encodes MSPSLQEGARLGESKPSPCPFSIESILGLDQKKDCVPSTKPHRPWADTCGSSGKEVNLCLHVPTLPSGISLPQTVDHSVLEESVWKYEDYFAPSERLSLKRELSWYRGRRPRTAFTQNQIQVLENVFRVNCYPGIDIREDLARKLNLEEDRIQIWFQNRRAKLKRSHRESQFLMAKKNFNTDLLE; translated from the exons ATGTCTCCTAGTCTTCAGGAAGGTGCTCGGCTTGGGGAAAGCAAACCCTCACCCTGCCCCTTTTCAATTGAGAGTATCTTAGGACTGGACCAGAAGAAAGACTGTGTTCCATCCACGAAACCCCACAGGCCCTGGGCGGACACCTGCGGCTCTTCAG ggAAAGAAGTTAACCTATGTCTACATGTCCCAACTCTTCCCAGTGGGATCTCATTACCTCAAACTGTGGATCACTCAGTGCTGGAAGAAAGTGTTTGGAAATACGAAGATTACTTTGCACCCTCAGAGAGACTTTCTTTGAAAAGAGAGTTGAGTTGGTATAGAGGCCGAAGACCCAGAACTGCTTTTACTCAAAACCAG ATTCAAGTGTTAGAAAATGTCTTTAGAGTAAACTGTTATCCTGGCATTGATATCAGAGAAGACTTAGCTCGAAAATTGAACCTAGAGGAGGACAGAATCCAG ATCTGGTTCCAAAATCGGCGTGCAAAGCTGAAAAGGTCCCATAGAGAATCACAGTTtctaatggcaaaaaaaaatttcaacacaGACCTCCTGGAATAA